A stretch of the Planctomycetota bacterium genome encodes the following:
- a CDS encoding amidohydrolase, with product MMTVVLTACLAAPLAASEPKAWVSENVGPLFDLYKHLHQYPELSLEEKSTSQRLTEELRKVGVDVGAPVGGYGIVGLLISGEGPRVMIRADMDALPVVEQTGVPYASKVSINDKQGRPVGVMHACGHDIHMTCLIGTAQYLAANKDQWRGSVMFVGQPAEESGSGARKMIDDHMFSQYRKPDFALALHCSSQLATGKVGYRPGHSLANVDSVDITLYGRGGHGAYPHTTIDPVVQAAHLIVDLQSIVSREMKPTEPAVVTVGSIHGGTRHNIIGERCQLQLTVRSFSDETRKKLQQAIIRKAKAAADSAGAPEPKVEFSEGALALWNDEALVTRLLPTFRRVVGEDNLVLTEPSMGGEDFSQFAQEGIPIFQFQIGTIDPPRLAGYQRPGMTAPSLHSPRYYPDAEPSIVTGVSAMTSAVLELLGKPAK from the coding sequence TTGACGGCCTGCCTCGCGGCTCCGCTGGCGGCGAGTGAGCCCAAAGCGTGGGTCAGCGAAAACGTCGGCCCGTTGTTCGACCTCTACAAACATCTGCATCAGTACCCCGAACTGTCGCTGGAAGAGAAGAGCACCAGCCAGCGATTGACCGAAGAGCTGCGCAAAGTAGGCGTCGATGTGGGAGCGCCGGTCGGCGGCTACGGCATCGTCGGACTGCTCATCTCGGGCGAAGGACCGCGCGTGATGATCCGCGCCGATATGGATGCCTTGCCCGTCGTCGAGCAAACAGGTGTTCCCTACGCGTCGAAAGTTAGCATCAACGACAAGCAAGGTCGTCCGGTCGGCGTGATGCACGCCTGCGGTCATGATATTCACATGACCTGCCTGATCGGCACGGCCCAGTATCTGGCCGCCAACAAGGACCAATGGCGCGGCAGCGTGATGTTCGTCGGCCAACCCGCCGAGGAGTCGGGCTCGGGCGCCCGCAAGATGATCGACGATCATATGTTCTCGCAGTACCGCAAGCCGGACTTCGCCCTGGCGTTGCACTGCTCGTCGCAATTGGCCACCGGCAAGGTCGGCTATCGGCCGGGGCATTCGTTGGCCAATGTCGATAGCGTGGACATCACGCTCTATGGCCGCGGCGGCCACGGCGCTTATCCCCACACGACGATCGACCCTGTGGTGCAGGCCGCGCACTTGATCGTCGATTTGCAGTCCATCGTCAGCCGCGAGATGAAGCCAACCGAGCCGGCCGTGGTCACGGTCGGTTCGATCCATGGCGGCACACGCCACAACATCATCGGCGAACGCTGCCAGTTGCAGTTGACGGTTCGCAGCTTCAGCGACGAGACTCGCAAGAAGCTCCAGCAGGCGATCATCCGCAAGGCCAAGGCGGCCGCCGACAGCGCCGGCGCTCCCGAGCCCAAGGTCGAGTTCAGCGAAGGCGCCTTGGCGCTATGGAACGACGAAGCACTGGTCACTCGGCTGTTGCCCACGTTCCGCCGCGTGGTCGGCGAGGACAACCTGGTGCTGACCGAGCCGTCGATGGGGGGCGAAGACTTCAGCCAGTTCGCCCAGGAAGGAATCCCCATCTTTCAGTTCCAGATCGGCACCATCGATCCGCCGCGGCTGGCCGGCTATCAGCGCCCCGGCATGACGGCCCCCTCGTTGCACTCGCCTCGCTATTATCCTGACGCCGAGCCGTCGATTGTGACGGGCGTCTCGGCCATGACCAGCGCCGTGCTCGAACTGCTCGGTAAGCCGGCAAAGTAA